Genomic segment of Rhodocaloribacter litoris:
CTCAACGGGGCGATGGTGGCGGCGCTGAGGGCGGCGCTGGCGGACGCCGCGTCGGACCCGGGGTGCCGGGTGGTGGTGTTGACCGGAGCCGGGCGGGTGTTCTCGGCGGGAGCCGACCTGGCGGCGCTCGAGGCGTTGCAGTCGGCCACGGCCGAGGAGAACCTGGCCGATTCGGAACACCTGGCCGGTCTGTTCGAGGCGATCTACCTGCACCCGAAGCCCGTTATTGCAAAAATAAACGGCCATGCCATCGCCGGGGGGTGCGGCCTGGCGGCCGTGTGCGACTTCTCAATCGCCACGGAGGAAGCCCGCCTGGGCTTCACGGAGGTCCGCATCGGGTTCGTGCCGGCCATCGTGATGGTCTTCGTCCTGCGCAAGCTCGGCGAGGCGTCCGCCCGCGACCTGCTGTTGCGGGGCCACCTCGTCACCGCCGCCGAGGCGGCCCGGATCGGGCTCATCACCCGGGCCGTATCGCCGGAGGCGCTCGAGGCCGAGGCGACGACCCTGGCCCGTGAACTGGCCCGAGAAACCAGTGCCTCGGCCCTGGC
This window contains:
- a CDS encoding enoyl-CoA hydratase/isomerase family protein codes for the protein MSEELVRVEKDGPVTVVEMHRPEKRNALNGAMVAALRAALADAASDPGCRVVVLTGAGRVFSAGADLAALEALQSATAEENLADSEHLAGLFEAIYLHPKPVIAKINGHAIAGGCGLAAVCDFSIATEEARLGFTEVRIGFVPAIVMVFVLRKLGEASARDLLLRGHLVTAAEAARIGLITRAVSPEALEAEATTLARELARETSASALALTKRMLAQVPGMGLKEALDYAARVNALARGTADCRAGIRAFLDKSDPPWRT